Part of the Sulfurovum sp. TSL6 genome, GACGAAGCAAAAATGGACCTATGGCCTGCACGTGTTCAACTCATAGGTAAAGATATTTTACGTTTCCATGCTATCTACTGGCCGGCATTCCTCATGAGTCTTGACCTGCCTCTTCCTACACACATCGCAGCCCATGGATGGTGGACAAGAGATGGCGAAAAGATGAGTAAGTCTAAAGGCAATGTTGTGAATCCTAGAGAAGTAGCAAATGCCTATGGACTGGACAACTTCCGTTACTTTATGCTTAGAGAAGTGCCATTTGGCGGTGACGGTGACTTTAGCCAAAAAGCACTCATAGACCGTATCAACTCCGACCTGGGTAATGACCTTGGAAACCTACTCAACCGTCTCATAGGAATGAGCGGTAAATACTTTAACGGTACTGTAGACTCAGCCAATGTCTCCAAATACTATCAGGCTGAACTTGATGAAGTACATGCCTCTTTAGACACTTTGGAACCACTGCTTTTTGATATGCAGATACACAGATATCTCGAAGAGCTTTGGAGACCGCTCACTGTAGCGAACAAAGCCATCGATATGTATCAGCCCTGGACACTGATGAAAGAAGGCAAAGAAGAAGAGGCGATGGCCCTTAACGGACTTATAGCGGCGATACTTGCAAAAGTATCGATCATGCTTTCACCTGTCATGCCTGAAGTATGTAAAAAGATCTCAAATGCGCTACACTTTACCATAGACAATGACTCATGGAACAGCATGGTGAAAGATACTAAACTACTTGAGACATTTACATTAGAGAAGATAGACCCTCTTTTCCCACGTATAGAAGAGCCTTTACTGGAACAAGCAGAACCTGTTGATGTAAAGGAACAAGAGAAAGCGCCTAAAAAAGAAGCTACTAAAAAAGAAACAAAAGGAGAAGGGTTAGCACTGATAGGTATAGACCAATTCTTCCAAACTTCTCTGAAAGTAGGAACGGTTGTAAAGGCAGAGGAAGTACCAAAGAGTAAAAAACTTCTTTTACTGCAAGTCGATGTAGGTGAAGATGAGCCTAGACAAGTGGTTGCAGGTATCAAAGAGTGGTATAGTGCTGAAGATATGCTAAACACACAAGTCTGTGTTGTTGCAAACCTTAAACCGGCTAAACTCATGGGTCTCAAGAGTGAAGGTATGCTTCTTGCTGCCAAAGATGAAGATGGTCTGTGTATGATACGTCCAGAAAAGCCAAAAACGGCTGGAACACCTATAGGTTAAATATGAAAATTGAAGATATAGTAAACCTCACTGAGGGAACACTCACCAACACACCAAACGTTCAAGCTATAGAAGCTGCGACTGTTTACTACTCAAAAGTAGAGCATGGTGATCTTTTCTTCTCTTCAAATCAGGAAGAAATAGACCAAGCCATAGCCAATGGTGCGTATGCCATCGTTTA contains:
- the metG gene encoding methionine--tRNA ligase yields the protein MVIHVCPFRLFPLNSLFWYNYTSLTYNFLFSPIIQHFLAKIFTKFTLQTHLFKELHNMSCHKKSYITTPIYYVNDIAHIGHAYTTIIADTLARYSRMSGLETFFLTGTDEHGQKIEEAAKARGKTTQAYADEISATFKNLWDDFDISYDKFIRTTDADHMKGVQKAFSIMYENGDIYKDTYKGHYCISCETFFPSIQLVDDEFCPECGKSTTIVEEESYFFKLSKYQDKLLQYYEEHPNFILPKSKRNEVIRFVEGGLQDLSITRTSFDWGVKLPAEMDDPKHVMYVWLDALMNYVTALGYGTDEAKMDLWPARVQLIGKDILRFHAIYWPAFLMSLDLPLPTHIAAHGWWTRDGEKMSKSKGNVVNPREVANAYGLDNFRYFMLREVPFGGDGDFSQKALIDRINSDLGNDLGNLLNRLIGMSGKYFNGTVDSANVSKYYQAELDEVHASLDTLEPLLFDMQIHRYLEELWRPLTVANKAIDMYQPWTLMKEGKEEEAMALNGLIAAILAKVSIMLSPVMPEVCKKISNALHFTIDNDSWNSMVKDTKLLETFTLEKIDPLFPRIEEPLLEQAEPVDVKEQEKAPKKEATKKETKGEGLALIGIDQFFQTSLKVGTVVKAEEVPKSKKLLLLQVDVGEDEPRQVVAGIKEWYSAEDMLNTQVCVVANLKPAKLMGLKSEGMLLAAKDEDGLCMIRPEKPKTAGTPIG